Below is a window of Calditrichota bacterium DNA.
GGTCAATGCTCGACGCGGAAGACTTTATTCGCTTCATCGTCGTGCTCTTTTCGATGCTGGCTCCGGCCCGCGCGGTGGGCGGCTTGCACAACTATTTGCAGATTGGCGCCGCCGCCGGTGCGCGAATCAACACGCTGCTTGAAGAGCCTGTCGAGACGGCGGAAACGGAACAACCTGAGAAAGACGTCACAGCGCTGCATGACGGTATTCAATTTGATCACGTCTGGTTTCGCTATCCGACTTCCGAGCAATGGGTTTTGCGAGACGTGAACCTGACGGTGAAACGCGGAGAAAAAGTCGCGCTCGTCGGCAGGTCGGGAAGCGGGAAAACAACCACGGCGAACCTCTTGCCGCGTTTCTATTCACCGGAGCGCGGCCGCGTGCTGTGGGACGGAGAAAACGTTGACACCCTGTCCCGTGCGTCTTTGCGCAGACATATCAGCTTGGTCAGTCAAGACGTGTTTTTGTTCAACGAGAGCGTGCGCTACAATTTGACGTACGGTCTGAACGACGTGCCCGAAGAAAAGCTGCAAGCGGTGATGGACCGCGCGCAGTGCACGGATTTCGTGAAGAGGCTGCCGAACGGACTTGAAACGTTCGTGGGTGAGCGTGGCGCGCAGCTCTCCGGCGGACAAAAACAACGCATCGCCATTGCAAGGGCGCTTCTCAAAGACGCACCGCTGCTTGTGTTTGACGAAGCAACGTCCGCGCTCGACAATGAATCGGAACGGTTGATTCAACGTGCGCTGGAAGAACTCTTCCGCGAACGAACGGTCATAATCATTGCCCACAGACTCAGTTCAATTCGCTTCGCCGACCGCGTCGTCGTGCTCGACGAAGGCGAAGTCGCCGCGCAAGGCTCGCACGACTCCCTGATGACAGACAGCGATCTCTACCGCACGTTAACACAGCTTTACGAACGTGAGAGTCAAGCTGAGTGAGGCTCTTACTGGTCAATTCTGCGGCACCCGAGCTTTGGGGCGGCGGCGAAAAGTGGTTTGTTGAAGCGGCGAAGTGGTTTGACGCTAACGGACACGATGCCGCAATTGTTTCCCGTCCGGGATCGCACTTGATGACTCGGGCGATACAAGAAGATATCGAATGTATCGCGAGCAAATTTGGAGGCGACTTCGATCCGCTGGCGATGCTGCGGGCGCGGGAAGTTATTCGAACGAGCCGCTCAGACGTGGTGCTGACGAATTTCAACAAAGAGAGCTGGCAGTTCGGAGTCGCGGCCAAGACGCTTAAGATACCCGCCGTCGCACGGCACGGATTTACTTTGTGGTCAAAGAAAGTCCATCACCGGCTCCTTGCACACAACATTTTAAGCAAGCTCGTCGTGAACGCGGAGAGTATTCGCGCACACTATGAATCGCTGGGAATTAAGCACCAAGACATCACCGTAATCACAAACGGAGTGAGTCCCGTTCAACAAAAGCCGGGCGACCTTCGGAAACGATTGCAAATTTCCGACGATACTCTGCTCTTGGCGGCGGGTGGACGTTTGGAAAGTCAAAAACGATTTGACCGTTTGCTGCGAATCGCTTCGGAACTTGGGAAACACGTCTCATTCAAGCTGGCGATTTTCGGAACGGGTCCGCACGAGAACGACTTGCGCGTCAAGGCTTCGCAACTGGGTCTTGACGACACTGCGACGTTTCTGGGTTTCGTGCCGGACTTCGCAAGCATTGTCGGCGACGCGGATTTGTTTCTTTTGACGTCTGAAGACGAAGGCACGCCAAACGTCGTGCTGGAAGCAATGTCAAGTGGAGTTCCGGT
It encodes the following:
- a CDS encoding glycosyltransferase family 4 protein, with translation MRLLLVNSAAPELWGGGEKWFVEAAKWFDANGHDAAIVSRPGSHLMTRAIQEDIECIASKFGGDFDPLAMLRAREVIRTSRSDVVLTNFNKESWQFGVAAKTLKIPAVARHGFTLWSKKVHHRLLAHNILSKLVVNAESIRAHYESLGIKHQDITVITNGVSPVQQKPGDLRKRLQISDDTLLLAAGGRLESQKRFDRLLRIASELGKHVSFKLAIFGTGPHENDLRVKASQLGLDDTATFLGFVPDFASIVGDADLFLLTSEDEGTPNVVLEAMSSGVPVLGFKVGAMESILEGELSEFIVAPDDESQFMRKLSEFATTREKLDKWRSRFRQRVQEKFSFDRSMRQYLDVLQAAIVK
- a CDS encoding ABC transporter ATP-binding protein; its protein translation is MITYLSFINPFKRYPRHLIMTAVSTLFYVVFNTLSIWLVAPVLNIIFLPNKATEPQTEVLTGGLRGVYDGLKQWSWEMLGGGDPLDVLPRLCIALVIVFMLKNLFAYLQLHFVSYVEQRMIKDLRDRVYAHVIRQPYKFFDRSSTGELMSAVMNDVNTLSVTFQRVFTQAVRDPITVVTFLVILFGISWQLTLAALVIVPAFGLLFKKTGGSLKRKSGRIQEGLAEITGALQETISGARLIKSSASEEKESERFENRSFRLFRHSLRLARLERLASPLSETIGVVIIASVLLLGGQQVLSGSMLDAEDFIRFIVVLFSMLAPARAVGGLHNYLQIGAAAGARINTLLEEPVETAETEQPEKDVTALHDGIQFDHVWFRYPTSEQWVLRDVNLTVKRGEKVALVGRSGSGKTTTANLLPRFYSPERGRVLWDGENVDTLSRASLRRHISLVSQDVFLFNESVRYNLTYGLNDVPEEKLQAVMDRAQCTDFVKRLPNGLETFVGERGAQLSGGQKQRIAIARALLKDAPLLVFDEATSALDNESERLIQRALEELFRERTVIIIAHRLSSIRFADRVVVLDEGEVAAQGSHDSLMTDSDLYRTLTQLYERESQAE